The following proteins are encoded in a genomic region of Tigriopus californicus strain San Diego chromosome 6, Tcal_SD_v2.1, whole genome shotgun sequence:
- the LOC131882233 gene encoding uncharacterized protein LOC131882233, with product MATTNLFYMCTFSLGNFTYLYRCRILDQYCCGHTCCFKQPPSDTFEIFSSWYFWSLILVVLIVFGCIVVSFALTSLKQKHDIQSWSLIAGSAFSNLATTVTGAQGIIKPQLHYRRKTRKVSNHQEPPNARLRRSSEMPSISSSVVDTQQSNFLSSRNAHADPEKPHEWVEIQLTPLSPPYKSNWTGNSSEIRLAASTQVLFPPGFINS from the exons ATGGCAACCACCAATCTGTTTTACATGTGCACCTTCTCTTTGGGCAACTTCACCTATTTGTACAG ATGTCGGATTTTGGACCAATACTGCTGTGGACATACATGCTGCTTCAAGCAACCGCCCTCGGATACGTTTGAGATATTTTCTTCGTGGTACTTTTG GAGTCTCATACTGGTGGTGCTCATCGTATTTGGTTGCATTGTCGTGAGTTTCGCTCTCACGAGCCTCAAGCAGAAGCACGACATTCAGAGTTGGAGTCTGATTGCGGGCAGTGCCTTCAGCAATTTGGCCACTACCGTGACTGGAGCCCAAGGGATCATCAAACCCCAACTCCATTACCGGAGGAAGACCAGGAAAGTGTCCAATCATCAAGAGCCGCCAAACGCCAGGCTAAGGAGATCCAGCGAGATGCCTTCCATTTCAAGCAGTGTGGTGGATACACAACAATCCAACTTCCTGTCCTCAAG GAATGCCCATGCAGATCCCGAGAAGCCTCATGAATGGGTTGAGATTCAGCTCACGCCTCTGAGCCCTCCTTACAAGAGCAATTGGACGGGGAATTCGAGTGAAATTCGATTGGCGGCATCGACGCAAGTGCTCTTTCCTCCAGGATTCATTAACTCCTAA
- the LOC131882234 gene encoding troponin C, isotype gamma-like, translating to MDSQGSSRKSSTTSNFSVSDYDTWGLEEEQVRTLKRTFDQFDSDKSGAISVEMVNTILKMMGMHVSSRALEDIIHEIDEDESGCLEFPEFIQLAAKFLIEEDEEQMKWELKEAFRIYDKHGNGYITTKVLKEILREIDSTLNEDNLEQIIEEVDEDGSGTVDFDEFMTMMTGE from the exons ATGGACAGCCAAGGCTCTTCGCGAAAATCCTCGACCACTTCCAATTTCTCCGTGTCTGATTACGACACGTGGGGATTGGAGGAGGAACAGGTTCGAACCCTCAAGCGGACGTTTGACCAATTCGACTCCGACAAATCCGGGGCCATCTCTGTAGAAATGGTCAATACCATCCTGAAAATGATGGGCATGCACGTGTCCTCTCGAGCATTGGAG GATATCATCCACGAGATTGACGAAGACGAGTCCGGATGTCTGGAGTTCCCGGAATTCATTCAGCTGGCCGCCAAGTTTCTTAtcgaagaggacgaagaacAGATGAAATGGGAACTCAAGGAAGCCTTCAGGATCTATGACAAGCATG GGAATGGATACATAACCACCAAAGTTTTGAAGGAGATCCTCCGAGAAATCGATTCTACCCTCAATGAAGACAACCTGGAACAAATCATAGAAGAGGTGGACGAAGATGGAAGCGGAACCGTGGATTTCGACGAATTCATGACCATGATGACAGGAGAATGA